One genomic segment of Chelonia mydas isolate rCheMyd1 chromosome 1, rCheMyd1.pri.v2, whole genome shotgun sequence includes these proteins:
- the RABL3 gene encoding rab-like protein 3 isoform X1, producing the protein MAALDRVKVLVLGDSGYVYSGAGGVISSSGVGKSSLVHLLCQNQVLGNPSWTVGCSVDVRIHDYKEGTPEEKTYYIELWDVGGSVGSASSVKSTRAVFYNSVNGIILVHDLTNKKSSQNLYRWSLEALNRDVAPTGVLVTNGDYDREQFADNQIPLLVIGTKLDQIPETKRNEVLTRTAFLAEDFNAEEINLDCTNPRYLAAGSSNAVKLSRFFDKVIEKRYLLRDGNQIPGFSDRKRFGGGALKSLHYD; encoded by the exons ATGGCTGCGTTAGACAGGGTGAaggtgctggtgctgggggacTCAG ggtatgtctacagtggagctggaggtgtgatttccagtTCAG gtgTTGGGAAGTCTTCACTTGTTCATTTGTTGTGCCAAAACCAGGTGTTGGGAAACCCATCTTGGACTGTGGGCTGCTCAGTGGATGTCCGA attcACGACTACAAAGAGGGGACCCCAGAAGAGAAGACCTACTACATCGAATTGTGGGATGTTGGCGGTTCAGTGGGCAGCGCTAGTAGCGTGAAAAGCACACGGGCAGTGTTTTACAACTCTGTGAATG GCATAATATTAGTGCatgatttaacaaacaagaaGTCCTCCCAAAACTTGTATCGATGGTCATTGGAAGCACTTAACCGAGATGTGGCTCCAACTGGAGTGCTGGTGACGAATGG GGACTATGACCGTGAACAGTTTGCGGATAACCAGATTCCGCTGCTGGTGATAGGAACCAAATTGGACCAGATCCCAGAGACTAAGCGCAATGAAGTTTTGACCAGAACAGCTTTCCTGGCTGAGGATTTCAATGCAGAAGAGATTAATCTG GACTGCACCAATCCCCGCTATCTGGCTGCAGGCTCATCCAATGCTGTCAAGCTCAGCAGGTTTTTTGATAAG GTCATAGAGAAGAGATACTTGTTACGAGACGGTAATCAG
- the RABL3 gene encoding rab-like protein 3 isoform X2 yields the protein MAALDRVKVLVLGDSGVGKSSLVHLLCQNQVLGNPSWTVGCSVDVRIHDYKEGTPEEKTYYIELWDVGGSVGSASSVKSTRAVFYNSVNGIILVHDLTNKKSSQNLYRWSLEALNRDVAPTGVLVTNGDYDREQFADNQIPLLVIGTKLDQIPETKRNEVLTRTAFLAEDFNAEEINLDCTNPRYLAAGSSNAVKLSRFFDKVIEKRYLLRDGNQIPGFSDRKRFGGGALKSLHYD from the exons ATGGCTGCGTTAGACAGGGTGAaggtgctggtgctgggggacTCAG gtgTTGGGAAGTCTTCACTTGTTCATTTGTTGTGCCAAAACCAGGTGTTGGGAAACCCATCTTGGACTGTGGGCTGCTCAGTGGATGTCCGA attcACGACTACAAAGAGGGGACCCCAGAAGAGAAGACCTACTACATCGAATTGTGGGATGTTGGCGGTTCAGTGGGCAGCGCTAGTAGCGTGAAAAGCACACGGGCAGTGTTTTACAACTCTGTGAATG GCATAATATTAGTGCatgatttaacaaacaagaaGTCCTCCCAAAACTTGTATCGATGGTCATTGGAAGCACTTAACCGAGATGTGGCTCCAACTGGAGTGCTGGTGACGAATGG GGACTATGACCGTGAACAGTTTGCGGATAACCAGATTCCGCTGCTGGTGATAGGAACCAAATTGGACCAGATCCCAGAGACTAAGCGCAATGAAGTTTTGACCAGAACAGCTTTCCTGGCTGAGGATTTCAATGCAGAAGAGATTAATCTG GACTGCACCAATCCCCGCTATCTGGCTGCAGGCTCATCCAATGCTGTCAAGCTCAGCAGGTTTTTTGATAAG GTCATAGAGAAGAGATACTTGTTACGAGACGGTAATCAG